A section of the Hevea brasiliensis isolate MT/VB/25A 57/8 chromosome 17, ASM3005281v1, whole genome shotgun sequence genome encodes:
- the LOC131175397 gene encoding probable terpene synthase 6 — MEAQWFNEGYVPTFDVYLQNGSESSSYGVIVAAGFIGMEKIAGIKEYQWLQSNPKIVKALKVLGRLENDIVSHQAEQKRGDSASSVECYMKEHDVLEKKAVEEILKICANAWKDINEECMKPTALPSPILQLLVNLARITEVVYRFDDSYTNPSSLKDKITALLLEPLPLQDQVNI, encoded by the exons ATGGAGGCACAGTGGTTTAATGAAGGGTATGTGCCAACATTTGATGTGTATTTGCAAAATGGTTCTGAGTCAAGCAGCTATGGCGTAATTGTAGCAGCAGGCTTTATTGGAATGGAAAAGATTGCAGGGATCAAGGAATATCAGTGGCTTCAAAGTAACCCAAAAATTGTCAAAGCTCTCAAGGTACTTGGGCGTCTTGAGAACGACATAGTATCCCACCAG GCTGAGCAAAAGAGAGGAGACTCTGCTTCATCGGTAGAGTGCTACATGAAAGAACATGATGTTTTAGAAAAGAAGGCTGTCGAAGAGATTCTCAAAATTTGCGCAAATGCATGGAAGGACATCAACGAAGAATGCATGAAGCCAACTGCTCTGCCAAGTCCTATTCTCCAATTGTTGGTTAACCTTGCTCGAATAACAGAGGTTGTTTACAGATTTGACGACTCCTACACCAACCCATCAAGTCTGAAAGATAAAATTACAGCATTGCTTCTGGAGCCACTTCCTTTGCAAGACCAAGTTAATATATAA